The following is a genomic window from Limibacillus sp..
AGTTCCAGTTCGCCAAGCTCGCCTTTGAGCGCGCCTTGATGGAGTCCGGCCTCACCTACTCGATCGTGCGGCCCACGGCTTTCTTCAAATCCCTCTCCGGCCAGATAGAGCGCGTCAAGCAGGGCAAGAGCTTCCTGCTGTTCGGCGACGGACGCCTGACCGCTTGCAAGCCCATAAGCGCGGGCGACCTCGCGGAGTACCTCTCGGACTGCCTGGAAAAACCGGAACTTCAGAACAAGATCCTGCCCATCGGCGGCCCCGGAAAGGCGATCACCCCGCTGGAGCAGGGTGAGGAGCTCTTCCGGCTATTGGGGCGCACCCCCAAGTACAGTCACGTTCCCCTGGGGTTGCTGGACTCGATCATCTGGACGCTGGCGGCGCTCGGGAAACTTTCGCCACCCCTGGCCGCCAAAGCCGAACTGGCCCGCATCGGCCGCTACTACGCCAGCGAGTCGATGCTGGTCTTCGATGAGGAAATGGGACGCTATGACCCCGACCTCACCCCCTCCACCGGAAGCGAGACCCTGTTCGACTACTACGAACAGGTCATCAGAGGCGCAGCCAAGAACGAGCGCGTCGATCAAGCCGTCTTCTAAAGCGTACCCCTGAGACCCACGGCATCATCGCGTCCTCGTTGGACCGGGATCAGATCGAAGCCGTCCTGGTTCACCTGCGGATACCGTGAAGCGCCGCTTTACCGCAGAACGTCAGGCTTCCTGTTCGGCGAGGTCGTCGGCCGCCGCAAGCTTCTCGAAGAGCCGCGCCACGGCCTCCGCGCCCGGGTGGTTATGGCCGACGAGGCTTTCCGCGGCGAGGTAGCTTGCGCGGCCTGCGCGGGCACGTGTGATCCCGGCGGTCGCATCGGCGCCTTCGCGCGCGGCCCTGGCCGCGGCCTCCAGGCCCTTGGGAAGCGCATCCAGGGCCGGGGCCAGCGCGTCGATCATGGTGCGGTCGCCGGGACGGGCGCCGCCGACCTGCTGGATCCGGTCAAGACCCGCCTTCAGGGCGCCGATGGTGTCCTGTCCGCTGGCAAGGGCGTCACCGGCGGCGACGAAGAAGATCGCCAGCAGAACGCCGGACGACCCGCCCATGGTCTGGTTCAACTCAAAGCCGACCGCCCGGCAGAGCTGGGTCTGATCGGCCAGCGGCAGACTGTCCAGGGCGTCGATCAAGGCGCGCGACGCCGTGGCGAGCGTGCTTCCGGTATCGCCGTCGCCCGACTTCGCGTCGAGCGCGTTCAGGTCGGCCTCCGCCTCGATGAGGATGCGGCAACAGCGCCAGATGAAGGTGCCCATCTCGTCGTTCTTGGAGGGGATCGGCTTGATCGGCGTCAGCCCATCGGGAAGTCCGAGCACCGCGACCTCGCCCACGGGAAGGCAACCGGGCCAGGCCCAGGGCGCCACC
Proteins encoded in this region:
- a CDS encoding NAD(P)H-binding protein, which produces MTATSPASKQASHDRKKRVFLLGATGTIGRATAWALAARGHELVCFVRPQAAGGTGPSADLDLPKGAEVRRGDVTSLESLTADGFKGEPFDCLVSCLASRSGAPRDAWAIDHAAHLKALAVAQDCGVAGMVLLSAICVQRPRVQFQFAKLAFERALMESGLTYSIVRPTAFFKSLSGQIERVKQGKSFLLFGDGRLTACKPISAGDLAEYLSDCLEKPELQNKILPIGGPGKAITPLEQGEELFRLLGRTPKYSHVPLGLLDSIIWTLAALGKLSPPLAAKAELARIGRYYASESMLVFDEEMGRYDPDLTPSTGSETLFDYYEQVIRGAAKNERVDQAVF
- a CDS encoding dihydroxyacetone kinase subunit L; the protein is VAPWAWPGCLPVGEVAVLGLPDGLTPIKPIPSKNDEMGTFIWRCCRILIEAEADLNALDAKSGDGDTGSTLATASRALIDALDSLPLADQTQLCRAVGFELNQTMGGSSGVLLAIFFVAAGDALASGQDTIGALKAGLDRIQQVGGARPGDRTMIDALAPALDALPKGLEAAARAAREGADATAGITRARAGRASYLAAESLVGHNHPGAEAVARLFEKLAAADDLAEQEA